One window of the Shewanella khirikhana genome contains the following:
- a CDS encoding phosphopantetheine-binding protein: MTLHDQIKQLIIDCLDLEDVTIADIETDAPLFGDGLGLDSIDALELGLAIKKQFDVKIEANSDATKAHFYSVATLASFIESQRGQE; the protein is encoded by the coding sequence ATGACATTACACGACCAAATCAAACAGCTGATCATCGACTGCCTCGACCTGGAAGACGTGACCATTGCTGACATAGAAACCGATGCGCCTCTGTTCGGCGACGGCCTGGGACTGGACTCCATCGATGCGCTCGAGCTGGGTCTGGCCATTAAAAAGCAATTCGATGTGAAGATTGAAGCCAACTCCGACGCGACCAAGGCTCACTTCTACAGCGTGGCAACCCTTGCCAGCTTTATCGAATCTCAGCGTGGTCAGGAGTAA